Proteins encoded together in one Equus asinus isolate D_3611 breed Donkey chromosome 12, EquAss-T2T_v2, whole genome shotgun sequence window:
- the RAD21 gene encoding double-strand-break repair protein rad21 homolog isoform X2, protein MFYAHFVLSKRGPLAKIWLAAHWDKKLTKAHVFECNLESSVESIISPKVKMALRTSGHLLLGVVRIYHRKAKYLLADCNEAFIKIKMAFRPGVVDLPEENREAAYNAITLPEEFHDFDQPLPDLDDIDVAQQFSLNQSRVEEITMREEVGNISILQENDFDFGMDDREIMREGSAFEDDDMLVSTSASNLLLEPEQSTSNLNEKINHLEYEDQYKDDNFGEGNDGGILDDKLISNNDGGIFDDPPALSEAGVMLPEQPAHDDMDEDDNVSMGGPDSPDSVDPVEPMPTMTDQTTLVPNEEEAFALEPIDITVKETKAKRKRKLIVDSVKELDSKTIRAQLSDYSDIVTTLDLAPPTKKLMMWKETGGVEKLFSLPAQPLWNNRLLKLFTRCLTPLVPEDLRKRRKGGEADNLDEFLKEFENPEVPREDQPQQHQQRDVIDEPILEEPSRLQESVMETSRTNLDESAMPPPPPQGVKRKAGQIDPEPVIPPQQVEQMEIPPVELPPEEPPNICQLIPELELLPEKEKEKEKEKEDDEEEEDEDASGGDQDQEERRWNKRTQQMLHGLQRALAKTGAESISLLELCRNTNRKQAAAKFYSFLVLKKQQAIELTQEEPYSDIIATPGPRFHII, encoded by the exons ATGTTCTACGCACATTTTGTCCTCAGTAAAAGAGGGCCTTTGGCCAAAATTTGGCTAGCGGCCCATTGGGATAAGAAGCTAACCAAAGCCCATGTGTTTGAGTGTAATTTAGAGAGCAGTGTGGAGAGTATCATCTCACCAAAG GTCAAGATGGCACTCCGAACATCAGGACATCTCTTACTGGGAGTAGTTCGAATCTAtcacagaaaagcaaaatatctCCTTGCAGACTGTAATGAAGCGTTCATTAAGATAAAGATGGCTTTTCGGCCAg GTGTTGTTGACCTGCCTGAGGAAAATCGAGAAGCTGCTTACAATGCTATTACTTTACCTGAGGAATTTCATGACTTTGATCAGCCACTGCCTGACTTAGA tGACATCGATGTGGCCCAGCAGTTCAGCCTGAACCAGAGTAGAGTGGAAGAGATAACCATGAGAGAAGAAGTTGGAAACATCAGTATCCTACAAGAAAATGATTTTG ACTTTGGAATGGATGATCGTGAGATAATGAGAGAAGGCAGCGCTTTTGAGGATGACGACATGTTAGTAAGCACTAGTGCTTCAAACCTCCTATTAGAGCCGGAACAGAGCACCAGCAATCTGAATGAGAAAATTAACCATTTAGAATATGAAGACCAGTATAAGGATGACAATTTTGGAGAAGGAAATGATGGTGGTATATTAG ATGACAAACTTATTAGTAATAATGATGGCGGTATTTTTGATGATCCCCCTGCCCTGTCTGAGGCAGGGGTGATGTTGCCAGAGCAGCCTGCACATGATGATATGGATGAGGATGATAATGTGTCAA tggGTGGGCCTGATAGTCCTGATTCCGTGGATCCTGTTGAACCAATGCCAACTATGACTGATCAGACAACACTTGTTCCGAATGAGGAAGAAGCCTTTGCTTTGGAACCTATTGATATCACTG tcaaagaaacaaaagccaagagaaagaggaaactaATTGTTGACAGTGTCAAAGAGTTGGATAGCAAGACAATTAGAGCCCAACTTAGTGATTATTCTGATATTGTTACTACTTTGGATCTGGCACCACCCACCAAGAAATTGATGATGTGGAAAGAGACAGGGGGAGTGGAAAAACTCTTCTCTTTACCTGCTCAGCCTTTGTGGAATAACAGACTACTGAAG ctcttTACACGTTGTCTTACACCACTAGTACCAGAAGACCttaggaaaaggaggaaaggaggcgAGGCTGATAATTTGGATGAATTCCTCAAAGAATTTGAGAATCCAGAGGTTCCCAGAGAGGACCAGCCCCAGCAACATCAGCAGCGTGATGTTATCG ATGAACCCATTTTGGAAGAGCCAAGCCGCCTCCAGGAGTCAGTGATGGAGACCAGCAGAACAAACTTGGATGAGTCAGCCatgcccccaccaccacctcaggGGGTTAAGCGAAAAGCAGGACAGATTGACCCAGAGCCTGTGATCCCT CCTCAGCAGGTGGAACAGATGGAAATACCTCCTGTAGAGCTGCCTCCCGAAGAGCCTCCAAACATCTGTCAGTTAATTCCAGAGTTAGAACTTCTaccagaaaaggagaaggagaaggagaaggagaaagaagatgatgaagaggaggag GATGAAGATGCTTCAGGGGGTGATCAGgatcaggaagaaagaagatggaaCAAAAGGACCCAGCAGATGCTTCATGGGCTTCAG CGAGCTCTTGCTAAAACTGGAGCTGAATCCATCAGTTTGCTTGAGTTATGTCGAAACACAAACAGAAAGCAAGCTGCAGCAAAGTTCTACAGCTTCTTGGTTCTTAAAAAGCAGCAAGCTATTGAGCTGACACAGGAAGAACCATACAGTGACATCATTGCAACGCCTGGACCAAGGTTCCACATTATTTGA
- the RAD21 gene encoding double-strand-break repair protein rad21 homolog isoform X1, whose product MFYAHFVLSKRGPLAKIWLAAHWDKKLTKAHVFECNLESSVESIISPKVKMALRTSGHLLLGVVRIYHRKAKYLLADCNEAFIKIKMAFRPGVVDLPEENREAAYNAITLPEEFHDFDQPLPDLDDIDVAQQFSLNQSRVEEITMREEVGNISILQENDFGDFGMDDREIMREGSAFEDDDMLVSTSASNLLLEPEQSTSNLNEKINHLEYEDQYKDDNFGEGNDGGILDDKLISNNDGGIFDDPPALSEAGVMLPEQPAHDDMDEDDNVSMGGPDSPDSVDPVEPMPTMTDQTTLVPNEEEAFALEPIDITVKETKAKRKRKLIVDSVKELDSKTIRAQLSDYSDIVTTLDLAPPTKKLMMWKETGGVEKLFSLPAQPLWNNRLLKLFTRCLTPLVPEDLRKRRKGGEADNLDEFLKEFENPEVPREDQPQQHQQRDVIDEPILEEPSRLQESVMETSRTNLDESAMPPPPPQGVKRKAGQIDPEPVIPPQQVEQMEIPPVELPPEEPPNICQLIPELELLPEKEKEKEKEKEDDEEEEDEDASGGDQDQEERRWNKRTQQMLHGLQRALAKTGAESISLLELCRNTNRKQAAAKFYSFLVLKKQQAIELTQEEPYSDIIATPGPRFHII is encoded by the exons ATGTTCTACGCACATTTTGTCCTCAGTAAAAGAGGGCCTTTGGCCAAAATTTGGCTAGCGGCCCATTGGGATAAGAAGCTAACCAAAGCCCATGTGTTTGAGTGTAATTTAGAGAGCAGTGTGGAGAGTATCATCTCACCAAAG GTCAAGATGGCACTCCGAACATCAGGACATCTCTTACTGGGAGTAGTTCGAATCTAtcacagaaaagcaaaatatctCCTTGCAGACTGTAATGAAGCGTTCATTAAGATAAAGATGGCTTTTCGGCCAg GTGTTGTTGACCTGCCTGAGGAAAATCGAGAAGCTGCTTACAATGCTATTACTTTACCTGAGGAATTTCATGACTTTGATCAGCCACTGCCTGACTTAGA tGACATCGATGTGGCCCAGCAGTTCAGCCTGAACCAGAGTAGAGTGGAAGAGATAACCATGAGAGAAGAAGTTGGAAACATCAGTATCCTACAAGAAAATGATTTTG GAGACTTTGGAATGGATGATCGTGAGATAATGAGAGAAGGCAGCGCTTTTGAGGATGACGACATGTTAGTAAGCACTAGTGCTTCAAACCTCCTATTAGAGCCGGAACAGAGCACCAGCAATCTGAATGAGAAAATTAACCATTTAGAATATGAAGACCAGTATAAGGATGACAATTTTGGAGAAGGAAATGATGGTGGTATATTAG ATGACAAACTTATTAGTAATAATGATGGCGGTATTTTTGATGATCCCCCTGCCCTGTCTGAGGCAGGGGTGATGTTGCCAGAGCAGCCTGCACATGATGATATGGATGAGGATGATAATGTGTCAA tggGTGGGCCTGATAGTCCTGATTCCGTGGATCCTGTTGAACCAATGCCAACTATGACTGATCAGACAACACTTGTTCCGAATGAGGAAGAAGCCTTTGCTTTGGAACCTATTGATATCACTG tcaaagaaacaaaagccaagagaaagaggaaactaATTGTTGACAGTGTCAAAGAGTTGGATAGCAAGACAATTAGAGCCCAACTTAGTGATTATTCTGATATTGTTACTACTTTGGATCTGGCACCACCCACCAAGAAATTGATGATGTGGAAAGAGACAGGGGGAGTGGAAAAACTCTTCTCTTTACCTGCTCAGCCTTTGTGGAATAACAGACTACTGAAG ctcttTACACGTTGTCTTACACCACTAGTACCAGAAGACCttaggaaaaggaggaaaggaggcgAGGCTGATAATTTGGATGAATTCCTCAAAGAATTTGAGAATCCAGAGGTTCCCAGAGAGGACCAGCCCCAGCAACATCAGCAGCGTGATGTTATCG ATGAACCCATTTTGGAAGAGCCAAGCCGCCTCCAGGAGTCAGTGATGGAGACCAGCAGAACAAACTTGGATGAGTCAGCCatgcccccaccaccacctcaggGGGTTAAGCGAAAAGCAGGACAGATTGACCCAGAGCCTGTGATCCCT CCTCAGCAGGTGGAACAGATGGAAATACCTCCTGTAGAGCTGCCTCCCGAAGAGCCTCCAAACATCTGTCAGTTAATTCCAGAGTTAGAACTTCTaccagaaaaggagaaggagaaggagaaggagaaagaagatgatgaagaggaggag GATGAAGATGCTTCAGGGGGTGATCAGgatcaggaagaaagaagatggaaCAAAAGGACCCAGCAGATGCTTCATGGGCTTCAG CGAGCTCTTGCTAAAACTGGAGCTGAATCCATCAGTTTGCTTGAGTTATGTCGAAACACAAACAGAAAGCAAGCTGCAGCAAAGTTCTACAGCTTCTTGGTTCTTAAAAAGCAGCAAGCTATTGAGCTGACACAGGAAGAACCATACAGTGACATCATTGCAACGCCTGGACCAAGGTTCCACATTATTTGA